A stretch of Acidovorax sp. DW039 DNA encodes these proteins:
- a CDS encoding aromatic acid/H+ symport family MFS transporter has product MQTSIAPGLPDASQTLDVRAFINQRALSRNQWILVLLCFLIVAVDGMDVAIMGFVAPSIIQDWQISRPAFGLVMGAAPMGLAVGALLAGPSSDWWGRRKVLIGSVLVFGLCTLFTAWTRNTTEMAVLRFLTGLGLGAAMPNTTTLLSEYVPERRRAFLVAAMFTGFNLGSAVVGFVAAALIPRFGWQSVLVLGGALPLVLLPLLLVYLPESARFLVVRGTETAKVAGVLSRMCGASMQGVVKFVSGESEVKSRQPMAVLFLPEYRLRTLTLWVTYFMGLLVIYLTTSWLPTMMRDAGMSIDRAASVTAMFQLGGTVGALVVGWLMGRLNPNRVIAGSYVMGAVALVVMGLNGLNSLWVVAFVVAVGFFLSGAQTGLNGFAPSCYPTLARATGVSWMLGVGRLGSILGSSIGGVLMTIGWGFEGIFIALAVPAILAGGAILLNRRGGE; this is encoded by the coding sequence ATGCAAACCTCTATCGCACCGGGCCTGCCGGATGCGTCCCAAACGCTCGACGTTCGGGCTTTCATCAATCAACGTGCACTCTCTCGCAACCAGTGGATCCTGGTCCTGCTGTGCTTTCTCATCGTGGCTGTTGATGGCATGGACGTGGCCATCATGGGCTTTGTAGCGCCGTCGATCATCCAGGACTGGCAAATTTCACGGCCCGCCTTCGGCCTGGTGATGGGGGCTGCCCCCATGGGCTTGGCCGTAGGAGCCTTGCTGGCAGGTCCGTCGTCAGACTGGTGGGGGCGACGCAAGGTGCTGATCGGCTCAGTGCTAGTCTTTGGCTTGTGCACGCTGTTCACGGCTTGGACCCGCAACACGACTGAAATGGCGGTGCTGCGCTTTCTCACCGGCCTAGGCCTGGGGGCGGCCATGCCCAACACCACCACGCTGTTGTCTGAATACGTGCCTGAGCGCCGTCGCGCCTTCCTGGTGGCGGCCATGTTCACAGGCTTTAACTTGGGCTCGGCCGTAGTGGGTTTTGTGGCTGCAGCCCTGATTCCGCGTTTTGGCTGGCAGTCTGTGCTAGTGCTGGGCGGTGCATTGCCACTGGTGCTGTTGCCTTTGCTGTTGGTGTACCTGCCAGAGTCGGCACGCTTTTTGGTGGTGCGCGGGACCGAAACGGCTAAAGTGGCTGGAGTGCTCTCGCGCATGTGTGGCGCTTCGATGCAAGGTGTGGTGAAGTTTGTCTCTGGTGAGTCCGAAGTCAAATCGCGCCAGCCGATGGCAGTGCTGTTCTTGCCTGAGTACCGCCTGCGTACGCTCACACTGTGGGTCACGTACTTCATGGGCCTGCTGGTCATTTACCTAACCACCAGCTGGCTGCCCACCATGATGCGCGACGCGGGCATGTCGATTGACCGCGCAGCCAGCGTGACGGCCATGTTCCAGCTCGGTGGCACCGTGGGTGCGTTGGTGGTGGGCTGGCTCATGGGGCGTCTTAACCCCAACCGGGTCATCGCTGGCTCGTATGTAATGGGGGCGGTGGCTTTGGTAGTGATGGGGCTTAACGGCCTGAACTCGCTCTGGGTGGTTGCGTTTGTGGTGGCGGTGGGCTTCTTCCTAAGTGGCGCACAGACTGGCCTCAATGGCTTTGCCCCCAGTTGCTACCCAACGCTGGCGCGGGCTACTGGCGTTAGCTGGATGCTCGGGGTGGGGCGCTTGGGTAGCATTTTGGGCTCTTCCATCGGTGGCGTGCTCATGACTATTGGATGGGGCTTTGAGGGCATCTTCATCGCGCTGGCAGTGCCCGCCATCCTTGCTGGGGGCGCGATTTTGCTTAACCGTAGAGGCGGTGAGTGA
- a CDS encoding enoyl-CoA hydratase-related protein: MSEILIEERPADGVVLLRLHRPEVLNALNLALRRALADAFRRLDADSTARVIVIAGSAKAFCSGADLGEYVDASPIDLLQRRHDLLWGTITSCKKPVIAAVRGHALGGGCELALHSDLIVAGRSARFGQPEVKVGIMPGGGATQRLTRTLGKHGAMKLLLLGDPINAETAERIGLVAEVLDDDAVEPRALALAQRLVELPAVALRLVKESVLMAMEVSLSAGLEYERNAFQTAFASPDKQEGMRARLDKRPARFNHF, from the coding sequence ATGAGCGAGATCCTGATCGAAGAACGGCCAGCAGACGGCGTCGTGTTGCTGCGCCTTCACCGGCCCGAAGTGCTGAATGCACTCAACCTAGCGTTACGACGCGCCCTTGCAGACGCCTTCCGCCGACTCGACGCTGACTCGACGGCACGCGTGATCGTGATAGCAGGTAGCGCCAAGGCATTCTGCTCTGGCGCCGACCTGGGCGAGTACGTTGACGCCAGTCCCATCGATCTCCTGCAACGCAGGCACGACCTGCTCTGGGGCACGATCACATCCTGCAAAAAACCAGTGATTGCCGCGGTGCGGGGCCACGCACTGGGCGGTGGCTGTGAACTGGCCCTGCACTCCGACCTGATCGTCGCCGGACGTAGTGCGCGCTTCGGCCAGCCGGAGGTCAAGGTCGGCATCATGCCCGGCGGTGGGGCGACCCAACGGCTGACGCGCACGTTGGGCAAGCATGGCGCTATGAAACTGCTGCTGCTCGGCGACCCGATCAATGCGGAAACTGCCGAACGCATCGGCCTAGTGGCAGAAGTACTGGACGACGACGCTGTGGAACCACGTGCACTGGCGCTGGCGCAACGGCTTGTGGAACTGCCTGCAGTGGCGCTGCGCCTGGTGAAGGAATCGGTGCTGATGGCAATGGAGGTATCACTGTCCGCAGGGCTGGAATATGAGCGCAACGCTTTCCAGACAGCATTTGCGAGCCCTGACAAGCAGGAGGGCATGCGCGCCCGACTGGACAAGCGTCCTGCGCGTTTCAATCATTTCTGA
- a CDS encoding crotonase/enoyl-CoA hydratase family protein, whose protein sequence is MNNPPLLITRSGHIAIITLNRPDTRNALSGEDMFAAFESLVDELNADLSVRAAVLTGAGTAFCSGGNVTDMRERTGMFAGSPKDITERYRQGIQRIPRALVRLQVPLIAAVNGPAIGAGNDLACMCDLRIASTTARFAESFVKIGIIPGDGGCWLLPRVVGHAKAAELALTGDTIEADEALRIGLVSRVVGPDELLPEALALATRIAANPPQVLRWTKQLLQQARTCTLDEALDAAGHLQGLAHHTADHAEALAAFFQKRAPVFCGGAT, encoded by the coding sequence ATGAACAATCCACCCTTGCTCATCACTCGCAGTGGCCATATTGCGATCATCACACTCAACCGTCCAGACACCCGAAACGCGCTCAGTGGCGAGGACATGTTCGCCGCGTTTGAATCGCTGGTCGACGAACTCAACGCCGACCTGTCAGTCCGCGCCGCGGTACTGACCGGCGCAGGCACTGCTTTCTGCTCGGGCGGCAACGTGACCGATATGCGTGAACGGACCGGCATGTTCGCCGGCTCACCCAAGGACATCACCGAACGCTACCGCCAGGGCATCCAGCGCATCCCCCGCGCACTCGTCCGGCTGCAGGTGCCGCTGATCGCAGCAGTCAACGGCCCGGCGATTGGTGCGGGCAACGACCTGGCATGCATGTGCGACCTGCGCATCGCCTCGACCACCGCGCGCTTTGCCGAAAGCTTCGTCAAGATCGGCATCATTCCCGGCGATGGTGGCTGCTGGCTGCTACCGCGCGTGGTAGGCCATGCTAAAGCGGCCGAGCTGGCACTGACAGGTGACACCATCGAAGCCGACGAGGCCCTACGTATCGGCTTGGTCTCGCGTGTAGTCGGACCTGACGAGCTGCTGCCCGAGGCACTGGCTCTGGCTACCCGCATCGCCGCCAACCCACCACAGGTACTGCGCTGGACCAAGCAGCTTCTGCAACAGGCACGCACCTGCACGCTAGACGAGGCGCTGGACGCCGCGGGCCATCTGCAGGGCCTGGCCCACCACACGGCCGATCACGCCGAAGCCTTGGCCGCTTTCTTTCAAAAGCGTGCACCGGTGTTCTGCGGGGGCGCAACATGA
- the pcaF gene encoding 3-oxoadipyl-CoA thiolase → MLPAFICDGLRTPIGRYGGALSGVRTDDLGAVPIRALMTRHPGLDPTLIDELVYGCVNQAGEDNRNVARMSALLAGLPVEVPAVTVNRLCGSGLEAVAQAARALQTGHAQLAIAGGVESMSRAPLVMPKPTAAFSRHAEIHDSTIGWRFVNPRMDALHGTDAMGETAENVAREHGISRADQDAFALRSQQRAATAMRTDVLSEEITPVDVPGRKGAVMRVVEDEHPRADTTAESLTALKPAFRPDGSVTAGNSSGVNDGAAALLLASEAAVSQHGLRPMARIVGYASAGIAPRVMGFGPVPAVRKLLAQTALRMSDFDVIELNEAFAAQGLAVTRALGLPDDAPHVNPNGGAIAFGHPLGMSGARLVLTAARQLQRTGGRYGLVTMCVGVGQGVAMAIERT, encoded by the coding sequence ATGCTCCCTGCATTCATTTGCGATGGCCTGCGAACGCCGATCGGTCGCTACGGCGGTGCCCTCTCCGGTGTGCGCACCGACGACCTCGGCGCCGTACCCATCCGCGCTCTAATGACCCGCCATCCCGGGCTGGACCCGACCCTCATCGACGAACTGGTGTACGGCTGCGTCAACCAGGCCGGTGAAGACAACCGAAATGTGGCGCGCATGAGCGCGCTGCTAGCCGGCCTACCGGTGGAGGTGCCTGCGGTCACAGTCAACCGGCTCTGCGGGTCCGGCTTGGAAGCTGTGGCACAGGCGGCGCGGGCGCTCCAAACAGGTCATGCTCAACTAGCCATCGCCGGTGGTGTCGAGAGCATGAGCCGCGCTCCACTGGTTATGCCCAAGCCTACGGCTGCGTTCTCGCGTCATGCGGAAATCCACGACTCCACAATCGGCTGGCGCTTCGTCAACCCGCGCATGGACGCTCTTCACGGCACCGACGCCATGGGCGAAACGGCCGAGAACGTGGCACGCGAACACGGTATCTCGCGTGCAGATCAAGATGCGTTTGCGCTGCGCAGCCAGCAGCGCGCTGCCACTGCCATGCGCACGGATGTGCTCTCTGAGGAAATCACGCCGGTCGATGTGCCGGGCCGCAAGGGAGCCGTTATGCGGGTCGTCGAAGACGAGCATCCGCGCGCCGATACCACGGCCGAGAGCCTGACCGCGCTCAAACCGGCCTTCCGACCAGACGGCAGCGTCACAGCTGGCAATTCGTCAGGCGTGAACGACGGTGCGGCAGCTCTATTGCTGGCCAGCGAAGCTGCAGTGTCGCAGCACGGCTTGCGTCCGATGGCACGGATCGTGGGCTACGCCAGCGCTGGCATCGCTCCGCGCGTCATGGGTTTCGGTCCAGTACCCGCAGTACGCAAGCTGCTGGCACAAACAGCTCTACGCATGAGCGATTTTGATGTGATCGAGCTCAACGAAGCCTTCGCTGCACAGGGCCTGGCCGTCACGCGCGCGCTGGGTCTTCCCGACGACGCGCCACACGTCAACCCGAATGGAGGAGCCATCGCCTTCGGCCACCCGCTGGGCATGAGCGGTGCGCGCCTAGTGCTCACCGCCGCACGCCAATTGCAACGCACCGGTGGACGCTATGGCTTAGTCACGATGTGTGTGGGCGTGGGCCAGGGCGTGGCCATGGCCATTGAACGCACTTGA
- a CDS encoding carboxylesterase family protein, protein MKKLFRAATLAISFSTLLTACGGSEPYNALQDLVSISGGTVRAAADSTAELRVFRGLPFAAPPVGSLRWRAPQPVVPWSGVRSGDNFSNACVMSDRPAGRPGSILFQQAEAQSEDCLYLNVWTGAPAGRSSERRPVMVLLHGGAYQLGAGSQPNYNGRGLASKGAVVVTLNYRLGPLGFLAHPALSAESADATSGNYALKDAIAALKWVQDNIAQLGGDPANVTLYSESAGSGLASVLLASPPAKGLFQKLVIGSLAALPAGTPNTTLAQAEAAGQSFAVNLGAADLDALRALPAQTVMAGAGSIIGPIVDGTVLPGQLDQLYAAGQTHDVPLLLGWNADEGTPYPPFATTLAGYNTLVDARFGSLAADFRSVYPVASDADVLAMAYAPMRDNLFAWQPWTVARAHASQKRSATYLYFFTRRPPYYPDQNFAGQSSPDKFGAYHSLEQVYLYNNLDVSAPARPYTDVDRRLAATASSYLVNFARHGNPNGTGLPVWPRFVDDSSQAMELGDAVTPVAVPFRPALAFWDRFYTQGLGRPLPF, encoded by the coding sequence ATGAAAAAGCTGTTTCGCGCCGCGACCCTGGCCATATCATTTTCAACGCTGCTCACCGCCTGTGGCGGTAGCGAGCCCTACAACGCATTGCAGGACCTAGTGTCCATCAGCGGCGGCACGGTACGCGCCGCCGCTGACTCCACCGCCGAGCTGAGGGTGTTCCGCGGCCTGCCCTTTGCGGCACCGCCAGTGGGCTCTTTGCGCTGGAGAGCGCCTCAACCCGTCGTCCCTTGGAGCGGGGTGCGCAGTGGCGACAATTTCTCCAACGCCTGCGTCATGAGCGATCGGCCGGCAGGTCGGCCGGGCTCCATTTTGTTTCAGCAGGCCGAAGCACAGAGCGAGGACTGTCTGTACCTCAACGTCTGGACCGGAGCACCTGCAGGCCGCAGCAGTGAGCGGCGCCCGGTCATGGTGCTGCTGCATGGTGGCGCGTATCAACTGGGGGCTGGCTCACAACCCAACTACAACGGCCGCGGCCTAGCCAGCAAGGGGGCAGTGGTGGTCACGCTGAACTACCGCCTGGGCCCCTTGGGCTTCCTTGCACACCCGGCGCTGAGTGCCGAATCGGCCGACGCAACATCAGGTAACTACGCACTGAAAGACGCAATTGCCGCACTGAAATGGGTGCAGGACAACATCGCTCAACTTGGGGGAGACCCCGCCAATGTCACCCTCTACAGCGAGTCGGCAGGCTCAGGTCTGGCCAGCGTGCTACTGGCCTCCCCCCCGGCAAAAGGGCTGTTCCAAAAGCTGGTGATTGGCAGCCTGGCCGCACTGCCTGCGGGCACGCCCAACACTACGCTGGCGCAGGCCGAGGCCGCAGGCCAGAGCTTTGCTGTCAACCTGGGCGCCGCCGACCTAGATGCGCTGCGCGCACTGCCGGCGCAGACGGTGATGGCCGGTGCCGGCTCGATCATCGGCCCCATTGTGGACGGCACCGTGCTGCCTGGTCAGTTGGACCAGCTCTATGCTGCTGGCCAGACCCACGACGTTCCACTGCTGCTGGGATGGAACGCCGACGAGGGCACGCCATACCCACCGTTTGCCACCACGCTGGCAGGCTATAACACCTTAGTCGATGCGCGCTTTGGTAGCCTGGCCGCCGACTTCCGGTCGGTCTATCCGGTGGCCTCGGATGCCGACGTACTCGCCATGGCCTATGCCCCCATGCGCGACAACCTGTTCGCCTGGCAGCCCTGGACAGTGGCACGCGCCCACGCATCGCAAAAGCGGTCAGCTACCTACCTCTACTTCTTCACCCGCCGCCCGCCCTACTACCCGGACCAGAACTTCGCGGGTCAGAGCTCGCCCGACAAGTTCGGTGCCTACCACTCGCTCGAGCAGGTGTACCTCTACAACAACCTCGATGTGAGTGCGCCAGCTCGTCCGTACACCGATGTGGACCGTCGGCTCGCCGCCACGGCGTCCAGCTACCTCGTCAACTTCGCGCGCCATGGCAACCCCAACGGTACTGGCCTACCGGTTTGGCCACGTTTTGTGGACGACAGCAGCCAGGCGATGGAGCTGGGAGACGCTGTCACCCCGGTGGCCGTTCCCTTCCGCCCGGCGCTCGCCTTCTGGGACCGCTTCTACACCCAGGGCCTGGGTCGACCCTTACCTTTCTGA
- a CDS encoding amidohydrolase family protein, with the protein MRIIDLHCYPGTPTWIKSQGPYPAELARYWKRDWVGKSEDDVIAEFTGAGVEACLVALDLETTIAAPPCTNEYVHDMWKRHPQRVIQCWGAVEPAKGEIAMIQARKAIKELGFIGFHFHPIMQHFAVSDRRYYPLFEEINGMGAAVMIDVGTTGMGAGMPGGNGALVRHAHPKHIDQLAADFPQLKIIMAHPGWPWVDETTAVALHKGNVYWEMSGWAPKHFPGNLKVDIRGRLQDKIMFGSDYPSLPYERILREWDELGYKPEIMEKIMHGNAERVLGL; encoded by the coding sequence ATGCGCATCATTGACCTGCACTGCTACCCCGGCACCCCCACCTGGATCAAATCCCAAGGTCCCTACCCGGCCGAACTCGCCCGCTATTGGAAGCGCGACTGGGTTGGTAAGAGCGAAGACGACGTAATCGCTGAGTTCACCGGCGCAGGCGTCGAGGCCTGCCTCGTCGCGCTAGACCTGGAGACCACCATCGCTGCCCCACCCTGCACCAACGAGTACGTACATGACATGTGGAAGCGCCACCCTCAGCGCGTCATCCAGTGCTGGGGCGCGGTAGAACCGGCCAAGGGCGAGATCGCGATGATCCAAGCCCGCAAAGCCATCAAAGAACTGGGCTTCATCGGCTTCCACTTTCACCCGATCATGCAGCACTTCGCAGTGAGCGACCGGCGCTACTACCCACTGTTCGAAGAGATCAATGGCATGGGTGCTGCGGTGATGATCGACGTAGGCACCACAGGCATGGGTGCCGGCATGCCCGGTGGCAACGGAGCACTGGTGCGGCATGCCCACCCCAAGCATATCGATCAGCTCGCAGCCGACTTCCCTCAGCTGAAGATCATCATGGCCCACCCCGGTTGGCCCTGGGTCGACGAAACCACCGCCGTCGCGCTGCATAAGGGCAACGTGTACTGGGAGATGTCAGGCTGGGCACCCAAGCACTTCCCAGGCAACCTCAAGGTCGACATCCGCGGCCGACTGCAGGACAAGATCATGTTCGGCAGCGACTATCCCAGCCTGCCCTACGAACGCATCCTGCGCGAATGGGACGAACTGGGCTACAAGCCGGAAATCATGGAGAAGATCATGCATGGCAACGCTGAGCGCGTGCTGGGTCTGTGA
- a CDS encoding AMP-binding protein translates to MLEGFVPFPPEFGARYRAKGYWQDRSLAQEFADVFLRYAERVALIDGDTVYTYAELDRISSNLALNLLELGLQPLDRVVPTLPNVHEFVVLYFALQKIGCIPIAALVTHRYAEISQFVHLSGATTCVYPETVGEFAFAPVIQRVQNENPSLKFRIVLGEAGAGEVSLRELIRKPATLPTSRLADIQISPTDPCIFQLSGGTTGIPKLIPRTNNDYAYNSKAAAEVCEITPDSVLLLVLPIAHNLPLACPGIQGFLFKGAKVVLHGNTRPAEMFALIEKHKVTHLKVVPALLIRLINDPAVENFNLSSLKLIQSGGQRMQPEVRAKTRALIPGVFVQENFGMSEGTLMFVRASDPEEVKLETCGRPVCPDDEVLLLDDEGREVPDGEVGEFTVRGPYTLRGYYGVPEYNARQFTPEGFYRSGDLMRKHPSGNYIVEGRKKDLINRGGEKISAEEVENLILMHPAVQNVACVPMPDQAMGEKMCAFVILKPGQKLHLKELVGFLLTKEIAKFKLPERLEVLSDFPVSTFGKVSKKALGELIARKLQEEQATSAH, encoded by the coding sequence ATGCTCGAAGGCTTCGTTCCCTTTCCCCCTGAATTCGGCGCGCGCTACCGCGCCAAAGGCTACTGGCAGGACCGCTCGCTGGCGCAGGAATTCGCCGACGTTTTCCTGCGTTACGCCGAGCGCGTCGCGCTTATCGACGGCGACACCGTCTATACCTACGCCGAGCTGGACCGCATCAGCTCTAACCTCGCGCTCAACCTGCTCGAGCTCGGCCTGCAACCGTTGGACCGCGTGGTGCCCACGCTGCCCAATGTGCACGAGTTCGTGGTGCTGTACTTCGCACTACAGAAGATCGGCTGCATTCCCATCGCAGCCTTGGTAACACACCGCTACGCCGAGATCAGCCAGTTCGTGCATCTCTCGGGAGCCACCACCTGCGTCTACCCCGAGACGGTGGGCGAGTTCGCCTTCGCGCCCGTGATTCAGCGTGTGCAGAACGAGAACCCGTCGCTGAAGTTCCGCATCGTGCTGGGCGAAGCCGGCGCTGGCGAAGTCTCGCTGCGCGAACTGATCCGCAAGCCCGCCACACTTCCGACCTCACGCCTGGCCGACATCCAGATCTCCCCAACAGACCCCTGCATTTTCCAGCTCTCGGGTGGCACCACCGGTATCCCCAAGCTGATCCCGCGCACCAACAACGACTACGCCTACAACTCCAAGGCGGCGGCCGAGGTGTGCGAGATCACGCCCGACTCGGTGCTGCTGCTGGTGCTGCCGATCGCCCACAATCTGCCACTGGCCTGCCCGGGCATCCAGGGATTCCTGTTCAAGGGCGCCAAGGTGGTTCTGCACGGCAATACCCGGCCAGCGGAGATGTTCGCACTGATCGAGAAGCACAAGGTCACGCACCTGAAGGTGGTGCCAGCGCTGCTGATCCGACTGATCAACGACCCGGCGGTGGAGAACTTCAACCTGTCCAGCCTGAAGCTGATCCAGAGCGGCGGCCAACGCATGCAGCCCGAGGTGCGCGCGAAGACGCGCGCGCTGATCCCTGGCGTATTCGTACAGGAGAACTTCGGGATGTCCGAAGGCACACTGATGTTCGTGCGCGCCAGCGACCCTGAAGAAGTGAAACTGGAGACCTGCGGCCGCCCGGTCTGCCCGGACGACGAGGTGCTTTTGCTCGACGACGAAGGGCGCGAGGTGCCCGACGGTGAGGTCGGCGAGTTCACCGTGCGCGGCCCCTACACGCTGCGCGGCTACTACGGCGTGCCCGAATACAACGCGCGCCAGTTCACGCCCGAGGGCTTCTACCGCTCCGGCGACCTGATGCGTAAGCACCCCAGCGGCAACTACATCGTCGAGGGCCGTAAGAAGGACCTGATCAACCGCGGTGGCGAGAAGATCAGCGCCGAAGAGGTCGAGAACCTGATCCTCATGCACCCCGCCGTGCAAAACGTGGCCTGCGTTCCCATGCCGGACCAAGCCATGGGCGAAAAGATGTGCGCTTTCGTGATCCTCAAGCCCGGCCAAAAGCTACACCTCAAGGAACTGGTGGGTTTCCTGCTCACAAAGGAAATCGCCAAGTTCAAGCTGCCCGAGCGACTGGAAGTGCTATCTGATTTCCCTGTGTCCACATTTGGCAAGGTGTCAAAGAAAGCCTTGGGTGAACTGATTGCACGCAAGCTGCAAGAAGAACAAGCCACATCCGCCCACTGA
- a CDS encoding SDR family oxidoreductase, whose protein sequence is MTQRKKALVTGGGTGIGRSAVLALARAGFDVAINYASSAKAAQAVSEEAQALGAQTMLMQCDVSDDAAVRQMLAKVGETFGHLDTLINNAGTTANWKVKDLDSLDMDAWDRTFAVNVRGNFQVTRAAVELLRKSKEVGGEPCIVNTASIVGLRPGPQPPPYAASKAAVVSLTKMMAWNLGPDIRVNAVAPGWMEGDWMERMLGDKYDALMGARAKATPLKRCVTADDVAEVMLNLITGMRFVTGEVVVIDGGFTSST, encoded by the coding sequence ATGACACAACGCAAGAAAGCCCTCGTCACTGGTGGCGGGACAGGAATTGGTCGCAGTGCAGTGCTGGCCCTAGCACGCGCCGGCTTCGACGTCGCCATCAACTACGCTTCCAGCGCCAAGGCCGCCCAGGCGGTGTCCGAAGAAGCGCAGGCCCTGGGCGCACAGACCATGCTGATGCAGTGCGATGTGAGCGACGACGCGGCCGTGCGCCAGATGCTCGCCAAGGTGGGCGAGACCTTCGGCCATCTCGACACCCTAATCAACAACGCCGGCACCACTGCCAACTGGAAAGTCAAGGACCTGGACAGCCTGGACATGGATGCTTGGGACCGCACCTTCGCGGTCAATGTGCGCGGCAACTTCCAGGTGACGCGCGCGGCAGTGGAACTGCTGCGCAAGAGCAAGGAAGTCGGCGGCGAGCCCTGCATCGTCAACACCGCCAGCATCGTAGGCCTGCGCCCCGGCCCGCAACCGCCACCGTACGCCGCCAGCAAAGCCGCCGTGGTGAGCCTGACCAAGATGATGGCCTGGAACCTAGGGCCGGACATCCGTGTGAACGCCGTCGCACCGGGCTGGATGGAAGGCGACTGGATGGAGCGCATGCTGGGCGACAAGTACGACGCCCTCATGGGTGCGCGCGCCAAGGCCACACCGCTCAAGCGCTGCGTGACCGCCGACGACGTGGCCGAAGTGATGCTGAACTTAATCACCGGCATGCGCTTTGTCACCGGCGAAGTGGTCGTCATCGACGGCGGCTTCACGAGTTCCACCTGA
- a CDS encoding tripartite tricarboxylate transporter substrate binding protein: MHLMTRRGFTQSAFTLLTLTTACSLFNAHAQNWPDKPVRMIVPVGAGAAPDVIARIVGERLATAWGQGVVVDNRPGAGGIPGMSALAKSARDGYTIGFVPAAMGTITPLVFKNPQFNPETELSAVATVGISPLMLAVPANSGIQSVADLARYAKANPGKVNFAAPQLNSLPHLAGEMVSKAGGMGLFTVPFRAPPEAVSAVLAGDAMLTIDGVPGLLQHVKSGRLRAIGVTSAKRLPGIDVPAVSETYPGYEAIGWFQIIVPTGTPQAVIERINSDVNRITASPEVAARLAEMGVYPRQDSVATARSFFDEQHKAMKRLVADLGILAQ, translated from the coding sequence ATGCACCTTATGACTCGGCGCGGGTTCACGCAGTCCGCATTCACTCTGCTGACCCTGACTACCGCTTGCTCCTTGTTCAACGCACATGCACAGAACTGGCCCGACAAGCCTGTACGCATGATCGTACCGGTCGGGGCTGGCGCTGCCCCCGACGTCATTGCCCGCATAGTCGGTGAGCGGCTGGCCACCGCTTGGGGTCAGGGTGTAGTGGTAGACAACAGACCTGGAGCGGGCGGAATCCCAGGCATGTCAGCACTGGCCAAGTCGGCGCGTGACGGCTACACCATCGGATTCGTTCCCGCCGCCATGGGCACTATTACCCCTCTGGTGTTCAAAAATCCACAGTTCAACCCCGAAACCGAACTCAGCGCAGTTGCCACAGTCGGCATTAGCCCCTTGATGCTGGCGGTGCCGGCAAACAGCGGCATACAGTCGGTAGCTGACCTGGCAAGGTATGCGAAGGCCAACCCCGGCAAGGTGAACTTTGCCGCACCACAACTAAACTCACTGCCACACCTGGCCGGAGAGATGGTGAGCAAAGCCGGCGGCATGGGCCTCTTCACCGTACCCTTCCGTGCCCCACCCGAGGCCGTGTCGGCTGTTCTGGCGGGTGATGCAATGCTCACCATTGACGGCGTGCCCGGGTTACTGCAGCACGTTAAGTCAGGCCGGTTGCGCGCCATCGGCGTAACCTCGGCCAAGCGCCTGCCGGGCATCGATGTGCCGGCTGTATCTGAGACCTATCCAGGCTACGAGGCCATCGGCTGGTTCCAGATCATTGTTCCAACCGGCACGCCGCAAGCAGTTATCGAACGCATCAACAGCGACGTGAACCGCATCACTGCCTCGCCGGAAGTGGCAGCACGCTTAGCCGAGATGGGAGTTTACCCGCGGCAAGACAGCGTGGCCACGGCTCGCTCCTTCTTCGACGAGCAGCACAAAGCGATGAAGCGCCTCGTAGCGGACCTCGGCATCCTAGCCCAGTAG